In one window of Mercurialis annua linkage group LG4, ddMerAnnu1.2, whole genome shotgun sequence DNA:
- the LOC126679534 gene encoding transcription termination factor MTEF1, chloroplastic yields MQKKLHCFSHHKFSFPYTKPAHTFPYPHHDFPSLSCSTALHFPSLSSKTNTIILPHNIKTPNSPPPPPPPPQIHPPPPKPNDDFQHKMLYLDSIGIDVFSSPDRHRQIIFSASLTDIQSTVDLLSSMNFTSLDFRRIVSICPEILASSAASILPVFTFLLREAGVNGSDLRRVINRRPRLLLSSVKQRLRPTLYFIQSIGIEEVNKHTYLLSCSVEDKLIPRIQYFEKIGFEYKEAVSMFRRFPPLFNYSVNDNFEPKLNYFVVEMGRDLKELREFPQYFSFSLENRIKPRHQCCVERGLYFPLRGLLKTTDDQFYSRLDVCCNSSMPSSNSPLFCINSCDSDDYSSNTS; encoded by the coding sequence ATGCAAAAAAAACTCCATTGCTTCTCTCACCACAAATTCTCATTCCCTTACACTAAACCAGCCCACACTTTCCCTTATCCTCACCATGATTTTCCCTCACTTTCTTGCTCCACAGCTCTCCATTTTCCCTCCCTTTCCTCCAAAACAAACACTATTATCCTCCCTCACAACATCAAAACCCCCAATTCACCGCCGCCCCCACCTCCGCCACCTCAAATCCACCCTCCACCGCCGAAACCCAACGACGATTTCCAACATAAAATGCTCTACCTAGACTCGATAGGAATCGACGTCTTCTCATCACCCGACCGCCACCGTCAGATTATCTTCTCCGCTTCCCTCACAGACATTCAATCAACCGTTGATTTACTCTCCTCCATGAACTTCACATCCCTCGACTTTCGCAGAATCGTCTCCATCTGCCCCGAGATTCTCGCTTCCAGCGCCGCCTCAATCCTCCCGGTCTTCACCTTCCTTCTCCGGGAAGCTGGCGTCAACGGCTCCGATTTAAGGAGAGTGATCAACCGACGGCCGAGATTGCTACTCTCCAGCGTAAAACAAAGGCTGCGTCCCACCCTATACTTCATCCAGAGTATCGGAATAGAAGAGGTAAATAAACACACGTATTTACTGTCGTGTAGTGTGGAGGATAAATTAATTCCGAGAATTCAATACTTTGAAAAAATAGGGTTTGAATATAAAGAAGCTGTGTCTATGTTTAGGAGGTTTCCGCCCCTGTTCAATTACAGTGTGAATGATAATTTTGAGCCGAAACTGAACTATTTTGTAGTCGAAATGGGGCGGGATTTGAAGGAATTAAGAGAGTTTCCGCAGTATTTTTCGTTTAGTTTAGAGAATAGGATTAAGCCGAGACACCAGTGTTGTGTTGAGAGAGGTCTGTATTTTCCTCTACGTGGTTTGTTGAAGACTACTGACGATCAATTTTATAGTCGATTGGATGTTTGTTGTAATTCGTCAATGCCTTCGAGTAATTCGCCTTTGTTTTGTATAAATAGTTGTGATTCTGATGATTATTCTTCTAATACAAGCTGA
- the LOC126678088 gene encoding 2-Cys peroxiredoxin BAS1, chloroplastic codes for MACSAASTTALISSIAATSKLTPGPISQTLTLPSSFFGHRKPLQSRSPRSISLNRTSHSRRSFVVKATSELPLVGNKAPDFEAEAVFDQEFIKVKLSDYIGKKYVILFFYPLDFTFVCPTEITAFSDRHHEFDKINTEVLGVSVDSVFSHLAWVQTDRKSGGLGDLNYPLISDVTKSISKSFGVLIPDQGIALRGLFIIDKEGVIQHSTINNLAIGRSVDETLRTLQALQYVQENPDEVCPAGWKPGEKSMKPDPKGSKEYFSAI; via the exons ATGGCTTGTTCTGCTGCTTCAACGACAGCTCTTATCTCTTCAATTGCAGCCACTTCCAAATTAACCCCCGGCCCCATCTCTCAAACCCTAACTCTCCCATCTTCCTTCTTCGGCCACCGCAAGCCCCTCCAGTCTCGCTCCCCTCGCTCCATTTCTCTCAATCGAACCTCTCATTCCAGAAGAAGCTTTGTTGTTAAAGCTACT aGCGAACTTCCTCTTGTTGGAAACAAAGCACCTGATTTCGAGGCAGAGGCCGTTTTCGACCAGGAATTTATTAAG GTTAAGCTTTCCGATTATATTGGGAAGAAATATGTGATTCTCTTTTTCTATCCGTTGGACTTCACATTTGTTTGCCCTACAG AGATTACTGCTTTCAGCGACCGCCATCATGAGTTTGACAAGATAAACACTGAAGTGTTGGGTGTTTCAGTAGACAGTGTG TTCTCCCACCTTGCATGGGTTCAAACTGATAGAAAGTCAGGCGGTCTTGGAGATTTGAACTACCCTCTGATATCTGATGTCACCAAATcgatttcaaaatcatttggGGTGTTGATTCCTGATCAG GGAATTGCTTTGAGAGGACTTTTCATTATTGACAAGGAAGGAGTTATCCAACactccaccattaacaatcttGCAATCGGGCGTAGTGTTGATGAGACTCTGAGAACCCTTCAG GCATTGCAGTACGTTCAGGAAAACCCGGATGAAGTTTGCCCTGCCGGGTGGAAGCCGGGGGAGAAGTCCATGAAGCCAGACCCAAAGGGGAGCAAAGAGTACTTCTCAGCAATATAG